A single genomic interval of Nostoc commune NIES-4072 harbors:
- the aroQ gene encoding gamma subclass chorismate mutase AroQ: MNLSFFKKHPLLFVIIIFFGLFFSSTVVAANLKLYLAAHNSRSLQSANPQAITIADQQLSVDKLLKLIQQRLLIAHDVARWKWNNKRPIEDLKREQELLLKVRQQAKTHSLEPDRVAAFFKAQIEAGKVIQTVDFQNWQKQGIKSFPNVPDLNQTLRPSLDKLNTELVLALIEVTTVLGCPQIRELIQSRSQVIIQGDGIDRQVQSLAISPLLKFQSASCKVVSCLCYLPFSWNRTQTSSAAPPCCQTITRKNNRHSRPRDKTGG; the protein is encoded by the coding sequence ATGAATTTAAGTTTTTTCAAAAAGCATCCACTGTTGTTTGTCATAATAATTTTCTTTGGGCTTTTTTTCAGTAGTACAGTAGTTGCTGCCAACTTAAAATTGTATTTAGCTGCTCATAACTCTCGGTCACTACAATCAGCAAATCCTCAAGCCATTACGATTGCAGATCAACAACTATCTGTAGATAAATTACTAAAATTGATCCAGCAACGATTGCTAATTGCACATGATGTAGCCAGGTGGAAATGGAATAACAAACGTCCTATTGAGGATCTGAAGCGAGAACAAGAGTTACTATTAAAGGTTAGGCAACAAGCAAAAACTCATAGTCTAGAACCCGATAGAGTTGCAGCATTTTTTAAAGCACAAATAGAAGCAGGAAAAGTCATCCAAACAGTTGATTTTCAAAACTGGCAAAAGCAAGGCATTAAATCTTTTCCTAATGTGCCAGACTTAAACCAAACATTGCGACCATCGTTAGATAAATTAAACACAGAACTTGTCTTAGCTTTAATAGAAGTGACTACTGTTCTAGGTTGTCCGCAGATACGAGAATTAATTCAGTCACGTTCTCAGGTGATTATTCAGGGAGATGGTATTGATCGGCAAGTGCAGAGTCTAGCAATTTCACCCCTGCTGAAATTTCAAAGCGCTTCTTGCAAAGTAGTTTCCTGCTTATGCTATCTTCCCTTTAGCTGGAACCGAACGCAGACTAGCAGCGCTGCGCCCCCATGCTGCCAAACCATTACCCGGAAAAACAATCGCCATTCTCGACCCAGGGACAAAACTGGTGGTTGA
- the petD gene encoding cytochrome b6-f complex subunit IV yields the protein MSTQKKPDLSDPQLRAKLAKGMGHNYYGEPAWPNDLLYVFPIVIMGSFAAIVALAVLDPAMTGEPANPFATPLEILPEWYLYPVFQILRSLPNKLLGVLAMGSVPVGLILVPFIENVNKFQNPFRRPVATTVFLFGTLVTLWLGIGAALPLDKSLTLGLF from the coding sequence ATGTCAACACAAAAAAAACCTGACCTGAGCGATCCTCAGTTAAGAGCCAAACTTGCTAAAGGCATGGGTCACAACTACTATGGTGAACCCGCTTGGCCTAATGACCTACTTTACGTATTTCCAATCGTGATCATGGGTTCCTTCGCTGCGATTGTGGCTCTAGCTGTGCTAGATCCCGCTATGACCGGTGAACCAGCAAATCCTTTCGCCACACCATTGGAAATTTTGCCAGAGTGGTACTTGTATCCAGTCTTCCAAATTTTGCGATCGCTTCCTAACAAACTTTTAGGAGTGTTAGCAATGGGTTCTGTACCAGTAGGGCTAATCCTCGTTCCCTTTATTGAGAACGTTAATAAGTTCCAAAACCCCTTCCGTCGTCCAGTTGCAACCACAGTGTTCCTCTTTGGTACCCTGGTCACCTTGTGGCTGGGTATTGGTGCTGCCTTGCCATTGGATAAATCTTTGACCTTGGGACTATTCTAA
- a CDS encoding ATP-binding protein, with the protein MFSIVQQDHLTVKSELSLLNQVQEWFEQFCLQHLSQLGWSKTQLDRLNLALAEGFTNAVRHAHHALPPETTIEINIYLWIDRLEIRIWDYGKPFNPDAIAEPEPGTLQVGGYGWFLLRRLADRVVYERGADGRNCLLIVKYSQEAQK; encoded by the coding sequence ATGTTTAGCATAGTGCAGCAAGACCATCTGACGGTTAAGAGCGAACTTAGTCTCCTAAACCAAGTGCAAGAATGGTTTGAGCAATTTTGTCTGCAACATTTGTCTCAACTTGGCTGGTCAAAAACCCAACTTGATCGCCTAAATTTAGCATTAGCAGAAGGCTTTACTAACGCTGTTCGTCACGCTCATCATGCTTTACCCCCAGAAACAACCATTGAGATTAACATTTATCTATGGATTGACCGACTAGAGATTAGAATTTGGGATTATGGAAAACCTTTTAATCCTGATGCGATCGCAGAGCCAGAACCAGGTACACTGCAAGTAGGCGGTTATGGATGGTTTCTCCTGCGGCGGTTAGCTGATCGTGTTGTATACGAACGTGGTGCAGATGGTAGAAATTGCCTCCTCATCGTCAAATACTCTCAAGAAGCGCAAAAGTAA
- the ctpA gene encoding carboxyl-terminal processing protease CtpA: protein MGFMNKQVFRVGFSLLMAFWVALGTLTQPAMALTSEQKLVSEVWRIVNRTYLDETFNHQNWAAVRQKVLEKPLKDSNASYEAIGKMLKSLDDPFTRFLDPEQYRSLQVNTSGELTGVGLQITLNPETGKLEVVAPIAGSPADKAGIRPRDRILKIEGVSTENLTLDEAATKMRGPSGSLVTLLIERDGEAETEIRLTRSRIALNPVVSDLRVSPEGTPIGYLRLTQFNANASTELAHAISSLEKKGADAYILDLRNNPGGLLQSGIEIARLWLDSGTIVYTVNRQGIQGSFEAFGPALTNDPLVILVNQGTASASEILAGALQDNGRAQLVGETTFGKGLIQSLFELSDGSGLAVTIAKYETPQHRDINKLGIKPDKVISQDPINREQIGTEADLQYQAAMELLKKNSVVAGKV, encoded by the coding sequence ATGGGGTTCATGAACAAACAAGTCTTTCGGGTTGGATTTTCATTGTTAATGGCGTTTTGGGTGGCATTAGGTACGCTCACGCAGCCGGCGATGGCTTTAACATCTGAACAAAAGCTGGTTTCGGAAGTTTGGCGAATTGTTAATCGCACTTATCTAGATGAGACGTTTAATCATCAAAACTGGGCGGCTGTGCGGCAAAAGGTGTTAGAGAAGCCACTAAAAGACTCAAATGCCAGTTATGAGGCTATTGGGAAGATGCTTAAGAGCCTTGACGATCCTTTTACCCGCTTTTTAGATCCAGAACAGTACCGCAGCTTACAGGTTAATACTTCTGGGGAACTGACTGGAGTAGGATTACAAATTACTTTAAATCCTGAGACTGGGAAGTTGGAAGTAGTGGCTCCGATAGCAGGTTCACCAGCAGATAAAGCGGGAATTAGACCACGCGATCGCATTCTCAAAATTGAAGGCGTTTCCACAGAAAATCTTACCCTAGATGAAGCTGCGACTAAAATGCGCGGCCCGAGTGGCAGCCTTGTTACTCTCCTCATAGAACGAGACGGAGAGGCAGAAACAGAAATTAGACTGACACGCTCGCGCATTGCTCTTAACCCTGTGGTTTCAGATTTGCGTGTTTCTCCTGAGGGTACGCCCATTGGCTACCTTCGTCTTACTCAATTCAATGCCAACGCCTCAACGGAATTGGCACACGCTATTTCTAGTCTAGAAAAAAAAGGCGCTGATGCCTACATTCTAGATTTACGAAATAATCCTGGGGGGTTACTACAATCAGGAATTGAAATCGCCCGTCTGTGGTTAGACTCTGGTACTATCGTCTACACTGTGAACCGACAAGGTATTCAAGGTAGTTTTGAAGCCTTTGGGCCAGCCCTGACGAACGATCCTCTGGTGATTTTGGTGAATCAAGGAACTGCCAGTGCTAGCGAAATTCTTGCTGGCGCCCTCCAAGATAATGGTCGCGCCCAGTTGGTAGGTGAAACTACTTTTGGAAAGGGCTTAATTCAATCTTTATTTGAATTATCCGATGGTTCAGGCTTGGCAGTCACAATTGCTAAGTATGAAACTCCTCAACACCGGGATATCAATAAACTAGGTATTAAGCCAGATAAAGTGATTTCCCAAGATCCAATTAACCGCGAACAGATTGGCACGGAAGCGGATCTGCAATATCAAGCAGCAATGGAACTTTTGAAGAAAAACTCGGTTGTGGCGGGGAAGGTGTAA
- the petB gene encoding cytochrome b6, whose product MANVSDWFEERLEIQALAEDVTSKYVPPHVNIFYCLGGITLVCFLIQFATGFAMTFYYRPTVTEAFSSVEYIMNEVSFGWLIRSIHRWSASMMVLMMILHTFRVYLTGGFKKPRELTWISGVILAVITVSFGVTGYSLPWDQIGYWAVKIVSGVPEAIPVVGVLISDLLRGGSSVGQATLTRYYSAHTFVLPWLIAVFMLFHFLMIRKQGISGPL is encoded by the coding sequence ATGGCCAACGTTTCCGACTGGTTTGAGGAACGCCTAGAGATTCAGGCACTCGCTGAAGACGTTACTAGTAAGTACGTCCCTCCCCACGTCAACATCTTCTACTGTTTGGGTGGAATTACCCTGGTTTGCTTTCTCATCCAGTTTGCTACTGGATTTGCGATGACGTTCTACTACAGACCAACAGTTACTGAAGCTTTCTCCTCTGTAGAGTACATCATGAATGAAGTCAGCTTCGGTTGGCTAATTCGCTCCATCCATCGCTGGTCTGCCAGCATGATGGTATTGATGATGATTTTGCACACCTTCCGCGTTTATCTGACTGGTGGTTTCAAAAAACCCCGCGAACTGACCTGGATAAGTGGTGTCATCCTAGCTGTGATTACAGTTTCCTTTGGAGTCACAGGCTATTCCTTACCTTGGGATCAAATTGGTTACTGGGCTGTGAAAATCGTTAGCGGCGTACCAGAAGCAATTCCCGTGGTTGGCGTTTTGATTTCCGACCTACTGCGCGGCGGTTCGAGTGTTGGTCAAGCAACACTAACTCGTTACTATAGCGCACACACCTTTGTACTGCCTTGGTTGATTGCAGTCTTCATGCTGTTTCACTTCTTGATGATCCGCAAACAAGGCATTTCCGGGCCTTTGTAA
- a CDS encoding GDP-mannose 4,6-dehydratase, which yields MIKTALITGITGQDGYYLSHLLLNRGYRVVGLVPPHRQPNLTKLGTLANQVEIFTVDLRDNTALLTAVEQLRPQEIYNLAAPSFVPDSWNDPLGTLDLITGTATRLLEAVRQVGLSTRFYQASSSEMFGDVFISPQDEETAFRPKNPYAAAKMHAHWTMVHHRQRYGLFACSGILYNHESPLRPPQFVTRKVSLAAASIKLGLTDTLEMGNLDAKRDWGFAGDYVEAMWLMLQVDEPEEYVIGTGKLHSVRELVAAAFESVGLDWTQHIVLNTSLLRQDEHFELVANPNKAKINLGWEPQVSFEELLEKMVKADLERLKSGAIAPLPRV from the coding sequence ATGATTAAGACAGCCCTAATTACAGGAATAACTGGTCAAGATGGCTACTATCTCAGCCATTTGCTCCTCAACCGTGGTTACCGAGTTGTAGGATTAGTACCCCCGCATCGACAACCTAATTTGACCAAACTGGGAACACTGGCAAATCAGGTAGAAATTTTTACAGTTGACTTGAGGGATAATACAGCGCTGTTGACCGCAGTTGAGCAGCTACGTCCCCAAGAAATTTATAATTTGGCGGCTCCCAGTTTTGTACCCGATTCATGGAACGACCCATTGGGAACCCTGGATCTAATAACCGGTACGGCTACCAGACTTTTGGAAGCAGTACGACAAGTTGGTTTATCCACCAGATTTTATCAAGCCAGTAGCTCAGAAATGTTTGGCGATGTATTTATTTCGCCTCAAGATGAAGAAACGGCTTTTCGCCCCAAAAATCCCTATGCTGCGGCCAAGATGCACGCTCATTGGACTATGGTGCATCACAGACAGCGCTATGGACTATTTGCCTGTAGTGGAATTTTATATAACCATGAGTCTCCTCTACGTCCGCCTCAGTTTGTTACACGCAAAGTTTCTTTGGCAGCCGCATCGATTAAATTGGGTTTAACTGACACCTTAGAAATGGGTAATTTAGATGCCAAACGTGATTGGGGTTTTGCAGGTGATTACGTAGAAGCAATGTGGTTAATGTTGCAAGTTGATGAACCAGAAGAATATGTGATAGGCACTGGTAAACTGCACAGTGTTAGAGAGTTAGTTGCCGCAGCCTTTGAGTCTGTCGGATTGGATTGGACACAGCATATAGTTTTAAATACCAGCTTATTGCGACAAGATGAACATTTTGAACTAGTAGCCAACCCTAATAAAGCTAAAATAAACCTTGGTTGGGAACCCCAAGTGAGCTTTGAAGAACTTTTAGAAAAAATGGTAAAAGCAGATTTAGAGCGGTTAAAAAGCGGTGCGATCGCACCTTTACCGCGAGTGTAA